A single region of the Oryzias latipes chromosome 21, ASM223467v1 genome encodes:
- the arl5a gene encoding ADP-ribosylation factor-like protein 5A, which translates to MGILFTKLWRLFNHQEHKVIIVGLDNAGKTTILYQFSMNEVVHTSPTIGSNVEEIVVNNTHFLMWDIGGQESLRSSWNTYYTNTEFVIVVVDSTDRERISVTKEELYRMLAHEDLRKAGLLIFANKQDVKGCMTVAEISQSLQLTSVKDHQWHIQACCALTGEGLCQGLEWMMSRLRVR; encoded by the exons ATGGGGATACTCTTCACAAAGCTGTGGAGGCTTTTTAATCACCAAG AGCACAAAGTAATTATTGTGGGGCTGGATAATGCAGGCAAGACTACAATTCTGTACCAGTT ttcAATGAATGAGGTGGTGCACACCTCCCCTACAATAGGAAGTAATGTGGAAGAGATTGTCGTCAACAACACCCATTTTCTCATGTGGGACATCGGGGGTCAGGAGTCCCTTAGGTCTTCGTGGAATACATATTACACAAACACGGAG TTTGTAATTGTTGTGGTTGACAGCACAGACAGAGAAAGAATCTCTGTGACCAAAGAAGAACTCTACAGAATGCTTGCACATGAA gACTTAAGAAAAGCAGGCTTATTAATCTTTGCCAACAAGCAGGATGTGAAAGGCTGTATGACTGTAGCGGAGATTTCTCAGAGTCTCCAACTTACCTCCGTCAAAGACCACCAGTGGCACATCCAGGCCTGTTGCGCCCTTACAGGGGAGGG GTTGTGCCAGGGTCTGGAGTGGATGATGTCACGACTGCGCGTCAGATGA